GCCGGTCTATTAAAACCAGCAGTCTTGTGGCTGCTGCTGTTGGCGCCGCTGTTCTTCAGCACCTACGGCTTTGCCACCTGGGTTACCAGCCAGCGCAGCGACGTGGGCACGCTGGTGTTCGGCTGGGAAACCTATATGCCATTCTGGGCGTGGACCATCGTGCCCTATTGGTCCATTGACCTGCTCTACGGTTTCTCCCTGCTGCTGCCCAACACTCGCCACGAACTCAAGCAACATGCATTGCGCCTGCTCAGCGCGCAGGTGATTGCGGTGAGCTGCTTCCTGATCTGGCCGCTGCGTTTCACGTTCGAACGGCCGGAGCTCGATGGCGTGTTTGGCTGGCTGTTTGCGGTGCTGGCGGGCTTCGATAAGCCGTTCAACCAGGCGCCGTCGCTGCATATCGCGTTGCTGGTGATTCTATGGGTCATGTTCCAACGCCACAGCCAAGGGGTCTGGCGTTGGCTGGTGCACGGCTGGTTCGCGCTGATCGGTATTTCGGTACTGACCACTTATCAACACCACTTTATCGACTTGCCCACAGGTGCCCTCGCCGGTTGGCTGTGCGTGTGGTTGTGGCCGGTGGAACACCCGAGCCCGCTGCTGAATGCGCGACTCAGCCGCGACCCGAAGCGCTGGCGGCTGGGTATGCGCTACGGGATAGGCGCGCTGGCGTTGGCCCTTCTGGCGCTCAGCCTGCGTGGGGGGTGGTTGTGGTTACTGTGGCTGGCGACGTCACTCGGCCTGGTCATGGCCAATTACTGTGTGCTCGGCGCGGCAGGCTTCCAAAAGCGTGCCGATGGCCGGCTCACGCCCGCCGCGCGCTGGCTATATGCACCTTACCTGGCGGCCGCGTGGATCAATTCACGGCTGTGGACGCACAGGCATCCACAGCCCGATCTGATTGTGGATAACGTTTGGCTTGGGCGAATTCCTACCTCTAAAGAGCAGGGTTCATTCAGCGCTATCGTCGACCTCTGCGCCGAACTGCCGATTAATCCACAGGCCCGAGCGTATCAATGTATTCCCGTGCTGGACTTGATCGCACCGACTTCAGCCGAATGCCGGCACGCGGCCGAGGCCATCGAACGCTTGCGCGCAAGCGGCCCGTTGCTGGTGTGCTGCGCCCTCGGCTACTCGCGCAGCGCCACCGCCGTCGCCGCCTGGCTGCTACACAGCGGGCGTGCCCCGACGGTGGAACAGGCGCTGGCTATCATTCGTACAGCGCGGGCCAACGTGGTCTTGCATCCCGCTCACCGTGAAGCACTGGAGGGTTTGCCCCATGCCCGCTGATATGGAACTGCAAGTGGTTGCCAGCCTGCTGCGCCGTGGTCGCGCGCTGGATCAGTTATCCACAGGCCTCACCGTCGCCGGCGTGTTATTCGGCCTGGCGCAATTGCTGATGCCGAGTATTACGCCTATTTGCCTGCTGCTCAGCCTGTGGATGATCATCCTCGGGCTGCTGCAAAAATACTGGGCGCTGCGGGTGGCTTTCGATGCCGACCTGTTCGCCCTGCTGGCGCGTGACACCGGGCGTACCGCCGACCTCGACCAAGCCCTGCAGACCCTCGGCCTGCAATCGCCCAAACGTGCCGGCCGGCCTTGGGCCGAGCGTCGTCGCGGCGCCCTCAAACTGCTGCGCAAACAAGCCTGGCTGCTCGGTGCACAAGCGCTGCTGACCCTGGGCATGATCCTCGCCAGCCCTTGGCTGCCTTTCGCCGGATAAGGAACCCCCCATGTTCGAACCTGTGGTTGCCACGCTCATTACCTCCATGGCCCGCACTGTCACGGGTGCTCGCAGCCTGTGGCTGGGTTGCGCGCCAGTGCCGGTGCAACGCATCTACTTCGCCAACCACAGTAGCCACGGCGACTTCGTACTGCTGTGGGCCTCGCTGCCGCAAAACCTGCGCAAATTCACACGCCCGGTGGCCGGCAGCGATTACTGGAACAAAAGCGCGCTGCGCCGCTACATCATCAACCGCGTGTTCAATGGCGTGCTGATCGATCGCGAGCGCAAAGAGCCTGTGGATAACCCACTGCAACCGATGCTCGCCGCGTTGGAAGGGGGCGATTCGCTGATCATCTTTCCCGAAGGCACGCGCAATCTGGAAGACGGCTTGCTGCCGTTCAAAAGCGGTTTGTATCACTTGGCCAAAAGTTACCCACAGGCGGAGCTGATCCCGGTGTGGATCGCCAACCTCAACCGCGTCATGCCCAAGGGCCGCGTACTGCCGCTGCCGTTGTTATGCACCACCAGCTTCGGCGCGCCGCTGCAACTGACAGACGGTGAAGACAAGGCGCTGTTTCTCGCCCGCACCCGCGACGCCCTGCTCGCCCTTGCCCCGGAGCATTCCTGACATGGATAGCCAAACCCTGATGTTGTTCGGCGGGATCGGCGCGATCCTGGTGCTGGCCTCGCTGATCGGCCTGATCCTCAAACTGCGCACCCGTGGCACGCCGAACGCGGTGATCGACAACCTCAACGCGCGCATCAACGCCTGGTGGGTCATGGTGGTGGTGATCGGCATCGCCTTCTGGCTCGGCACCGGCGCGGTGATCCTGTTGTTCTACGCGGTGTCGTTCTACGCCCTGCGCGAATTTCTCACCCTCACCCCCACGCGCCGCAGCGACTACCCGGCACTGGTGGCCGCGTTCTATCTGGCCCTGCCGCTGCAATACTTGCTGATCTATTCCGATTGGTACGGGCTGTTCTCGATCTTCATCCCGGTGTACGTGTTTTTGCTGCTGCCCATCCTCGCCTCGCTGGGCGGCGACAGCACGCACTTCCTGGAGCGCGCCTCCAAGGTGCAATGGGGCCTGATGATCGCGGTGTTCTGCGTGTCGTTCGTGCCGGCGCTGCTGACACTGGACATTCCCGGCTACGAAGGGCGCAACCTGCTGCTGATCGCCTATCTGGTGATCGTGGTGCAGCTGTCGGACGTGCTGCAATACGTGTGCGGCAAGCTGTTCGGCAAACACAAGATCGCGCCCAACCTGTCGCCCTCTAAAACCGTGGAAGGCTTTGTCGGCGGGATTTTGCTGTCATCCCTCATCGGCGCCGCGCTGTGGTGGACCACGCCGTTCAACCCATGGCAGTCGTTTTTGATTGCGCTGTTGATCAACCTGCTGGGGTTTGCCGGTGGCATTGTGATGTCGGCGATCAAGCGCGACCGGGGCGTGAAGGACTGGGGCCATATGATCGAAGGGCACGGCGGCATGCTGGATCGCCTGGATTCGGTGTGTTTTGCGGCGCCGATTTTCTTTCATCTGGTGCGGTACTGGTGGACCTGACCCACACCGCCCCAAAACCCAATGAAGATCAAAATGTGGGAGGGGCTTGCCCTGGGCAAGCCCGCTCACTACAAGAGCATTTGTCCCGGTAGATGCCCCAGCGGCATCGGACCTGGGGTTTTCACCGTCTGAATCGCAAAATTGCTGCGAATGTCGCGCCCCCCGGCAGCTTCAACAAACTGCCGGTCACAAACCGCTCATACCCGCGCAGATCCGGCACCACCACCTGCAACAGAAAATCCGACTCCCCCGACACCAGGAAGTATCGGCGACATCTTTTGTAGCAAAGACGCGTGTAAGATACGCCGCACTTAGCCAGGGATGCTCGCCATGTTCGATTCGCTCAAAGCCATCAGCCGTCGTGTTGTCGGTGTGTTTTTGACCGTGGGGAGGGCCGTTTTCGGACAGTGGCAGCCGCCAAAGTGGCTGCGCGCCGTCGGCCGTGGCATGGCGACCCTGGGGGGCAAAGCCCGCGCTTATCCGCGCCAGACCGGTGCCGGAGTGCTCGGCCTGGTGCTGCTCGCCGCTGCGGGTTTCTACGGCTGGCACTGGTATTCCAACCTGCCGCAACCGCACACCGCGAGTTATTCGCTGCACAAACCGAACCTGACCGACTACACCCAGCCAACGCCGGTTGTGGATAACTTGCAGGTGCGTTTCGGCGAGTCCGTGGCGCCACTGGCGGCCATCGGCAAACCGGTGACCGAGGGCATTACCCTCAAACCCGAGGTTGCCGGCACCTGGCGCTGGGCGGATGACCGCAGCCTGTTGTTCGTGCCGGACAAAGACTGGCCTGTCGACGCGCATTACACCCTGGACCTGGCAAAGAAAAACCTGCTCGCCGACGGCGTCTTGCTCGACCAATACAGTGCGCAATTTTCCACCCAGCCGTTCCGCGCCACCCTGGCGCAAAACGAGCTGTACCAGGACCCGTCCAATCCAACGCTGAAACAGCTGGTGGCGACCTTCCATTTTTCCCACCCGGTAGATGAAGACAACCTACGCAAACGCGTAACGGTCAGCCTCGGCAAAGGCTTGGCCTACCGCGACGCCCAGTTGCCCAACCGTGCGGAAATCACCTTCGACGAGAAAAAACTCAACGCCTACGTACGCTCCGCCGCCCTGGCCACGCCGCTGGAAAGCACCCCGGTCAGCGCCAGGCTCGATGAGGGCATCAAGGCGCGTGACGGTGGCAATGCCAGCACCGCACCGTTGGTAGCGGAAGTTACCGTGCCCGGCCGCTATCGCCTGACCTTTACTGGCGCCGAAGTCAGCTTCGTGGACAACGAGCGCGGCGAGCCCGAGCCGGTGCTGATGTTCAGCAGCTCCAGCGCCGTGGCCGATGAGACCATCGCCGGTAAGGTGCAAGCCTGGCTGTTGCCGGAAAAAGCCCAGGACGACACCCGCCCCTATAACACCAACGAGATCGACGACGCGCTGCTGGCCCGCAGCACCAAGGTCACGCTGACCCACGTGCCCAGCGTCGAACCGCTGAACACCCTGCACGCCTTCAAGTTCAAGGCTCCGGCCGGTCGTGCGCTGTATGTACGTGTGCCCGCCAACCTGGAAGCTATCGGTGGCTATCTGGCGAAGAATCCTACGGCGTCGCTGGTGAGCATGCCGGCGTATCCGCGCACATTGCAGTTCTTGTCTGACGGCGCGTTGCTCAGCCTCAATGGCGAAAAACGCCTGGGTTTCATGGCCCGTGGCGTACCGGGTGCCCATGTGGAAATCGCCCGCCTGTTGCCCAACCAGTTACAACACCTGGTGGACCAGAGCAGCGGCAGCTTTGCCCGGCCCAACTTCGGTAACGAATACTTCGATCGCATGGTCGAGCGTCAGACGTTGGACATCCCGCTGTCGTCCAACGACCCAGCCAAAACTGTCTACGACAACGTGGACCTGAGCCACTACCTCACCGCCAACGGCGGCCGGCGCGGTATTTTCGTGCTTAAGCTCAGCCCCCAGGATGAACCGGC
This region of Pseudomonas asgharzadehiana genomic DNA includes:
- a CDS encoding phosphatidate cytidylyltransferase, with the translated sequence MDSQTLMLFGGIGAILVLASLIGLILKLRTRGTPNAVIDNLNARINAWWVMVVVIGIAFWLGTGAVILLFYAVSFYALREFLTLTPTRRSDYPALVAAFYLALPLQYLLIYSDWYGLFSIFIPVYVFLLLPILASLGGDSTHFLERASKVQWGLMIAVFCVSFVPALLTLDIPGYEGRNLLLIAYLVIVVQLSDVLQYVCGKLFGKHKIAPNLSPSKTVEGFVGGILLSSLIGAALWWTTPFNPWQSFLIALLINLLGFAGGIVMSAIKRDRGVKDWGHMIEGHGGMLDRLDSVCFAAPIFFHLVRYWWT
- a CDS encoding lysophospholipid acyltransferase family protein, which encodes MFEPVVATLITSMARTVTGARSLWLGCAPVPVQRIYFANHSSHGDFVLLWASLPQNLRKFTRPVAGSDYWNKSALRRYIINRVFNGVLIDRERKEPVDNPLQPMLAALEGGDSLIIFPEGTRNLEDGLLPFKSGLYHLAKSYPQAELIPVWIANLNRVMPKGRVLPLPLLCTTSFGAPLQLTDGEDKALFLARTRDALLALAPEHS
- a CDS encoding phosphatase PAP2/dual specificity phosphatase family protein, with protein sequence MREAGLLKPAVLWLLLLAPLFFSTYGFATWVTSQRSDVGTLVFGWETYMPFWAWTIVPYWSIDLLYGFSLLLPNTRHELKQHALRLLSAQVIAVSCFLIWPLRFTFERPELDGVFGWLFAVLAGFDKPFNQAPSLHIALLVILWVMFQRHSQGVWRWLVHGWFALIGISVLTTYQHHFIDLPTGALAGWLCVWLWPVEHPSPLLNARLSRDPKRWRLGMRYGIGALALALLALSLRGGWLWLLWLATSLGLVMANYCVLGAAGFQKRADGRLTPAARWLYAPYLAAAWINSRLWTHRHPQPDLIVDNVWLGRIPTSKEQGSFSAIVDLCAELPINPQARAYQCIPVLDLIAPTSAECRHAAEAIERLRASGPLLVCCALGYSRSATAVAAWLLHSGRAPTVEQALAIIRTARANVVLHPAHREALEGLPHAR